Proteins encoded together in one Microbacterium sp. zg-Y625 window:
- the serB gene encoding phosphoserine phosphatase SerB yields the protein MLPARFLVVFDADSTLIRNEVIELIADEAGRGAEVAAATEAAMRGEVDFAASLRSRVAQLHGVPVASFARVLSRVEPTPGARELIDAIHARGGIAAVVSGGFHEILDTVAPALGVDLWRANRLHAADGSLSGVVDGDIVDAAGKAAALREWATGHGVPLSRTIAIGDGANDLQMMAAAGLGLAFNAKPAVRALADLVIERVDLREVIPLLP from the coding sequence GTGCTGCCTGCCCGCTTCCTCGTCGTGTTCGACGCCGACTCCACGCTCATCCGCAACGAGGTCATCGAGCTCATCGCCGATGAGGCGGGACGCGGCGCCGAGGTGGCCGCGGCCACCGAAGCGGCGATGCGCGGCGAGGTGGACTTCGCGGCGAGCCTGCGCTCCCGTGTGGCCCAGCTGCACGGGGTGCCGGTGGCATCCTTCGCCCGCGTGCTCTCACGCGTGGAGCCCACGCCGGGAGCGCGGGAGCTGATCGACGCCATCCACGCCCGTGGCGGGATCGCGGCGGTCGTCTCCGGGGGGTTCCACGAGATCCTCGACACCGTCGCACCGGCCCTCGGCGTCGACCTGTGGCGGGCCAACCGCCTGCACGCCGCAGACGGGTCGCTCAGCGGGGTGGTCGACGGCGACATCGTGGATGCCGCAGGCAAGGCCGCGGCGCTGCGGGAATGGGCCACCGGCCACGGCGTGCCGCTGTCCCGCACCATCGCGATCGGCGACGGCGCGAACGACCTGCAGATGATGGCCGCCGCCGGCCTCGGCCTGGCGTTCAACGCCAAGCCCGCCGTGCGGGCGCTGGCCGACCTCGTGATCGAGCGGGTCGACCTGCGGGAAGTCATCCCGCTGCTGCCCTGA
- a CDS encoding ABC transporter ATP-binding protein yields MAEVLEFSDVVVRRNARDIVDHVDWTVTDDQRWVILGPNGAGKTTLLQLAATLMHPTSGVVTILEERLGRTDVFELRPRIGFASSAMARRVPPEETVLNVVLTAAFAVMGRWNEAYEDIDERRALRVLAEWKLDHLADRTFGTLSDGEQKRVQIARAVMTDPELLLLDEPTASLDLGAREELLALLSGYAQAPTTPAMVMVTHHVEEIPVGFTHVMLLREGRVVAAGPIAETLTAQNLTEAFGMQIALHEEAGRYSARAEAASA; encoded by the coding sequence ATGGCTGAGGTTCTCGAGTTCTCCGACGTCGTCGTCCGCCGGAATGCCCGGGACATCGTCGACCATGTCGACTGGACCGTCACCGACGACCAGCGGTGGGTGATCCTCGGGCCGAACGGCGCGGGCAAGACCACCCTGCTGCAGCTCGCCGCGACGCTGATGCACCCGACGTCGGGCGTCGTCACGATCCTGGAGGAGCGGCTCGGCCGCACAGACGTGTTCGAGCTGCGCCCGCGCATCGGCTTCGCCTCGTCGGCCATGGCCCGGCGCGTGCCGCCGGAGGAGACGGTGCTCAACGTCGTGCTGACGGCGGCCTTCGCCGTCATGGGGCGCTGGAACGAGGCCTACGAGGACATCGACGAGCGCCGCGCCCTGCGCGTGCTCGCCGAGTGGAAGCTCGATCACCTGGCCGATCGCACCTTCGGCACGCTGTCGGACGGCGAACAGAAGCGGGTGCAGATCGCCCGCGCCGTGATGACCGACCCCGAGCTGCTGCTGCTGGACGAGCCGACCGCGAGCCTGGACCTCGGTGCCCGCGAGGAGCTGCTGGCCCTGCTGAGCGGCTACGCGCAGGCGCCGACGACGCCCGCCATGGTGATGGTGACGCACCACGTGGAGGAGATCCCGGTCGGATTCACCCACGTGATGCTGCTGCGGGAGGGCAGGGTGGTGGCCGCCGGCCCGATCGCCGAGACCCTCACCGCGCAGAACCTCACCGAGGCGTTCGGCATGCAGATCGCGCTGCACGAAGAGGCCGGGCGCTACTCGGCCCGCGCCGAGGCGGCCTCGGCCTGA
- a CDS encoding DUF3099 domain-containing protein — MKKSTRAQTATSLPAAPRDEAASRMTNYFITMGVRVTCFVLMVVVTPYGWYTAVFALGAIVLPYIAVVLANVGKDTRPTAPENPGRALTGTASTPPTPPSRPTVIRLDEQRPTEPGEPT, encoded by the coding sequence GTGAAGAAGTCGACCAGAGCGCAGACTGCGACCTCGCTTCCCGCCGCGCCGCGCGACGAAGCGGCGTCGCGGATGACCAACTACTTCATCACGATGGGCGTGCGCGTCACGTGCTTCGTGCTGATGGTCGTCGTCACGCCGTACGGCTGGTACACCGCGGTGTTCGCGCTCGGGGCGATCGTGCTTCCCTACATCGCCGTCGTCCTCGCGAACGTCGGCAAGGACACGCGCCCGACGGCGCCGGAGAACCCCGGTCGCGCCCTGACCGGAACCGCGTCGACGCCGCCGACACCGCCATCCCGCCCGACCGTGATCCGCCTGGACGAACAGCGCCCCACCGAGCCCGGAGAGCCGACGTGA
- a CDS encoding alpha/beta fold hydrolase — protein MDVILIPGLWLDASSWDDMLPALRAAGHSPRPLTLPGVGAPAADSAEIGIADWVDAVVAEIDAASGPVVLVGHSGGGNVAWGAADARPERVARVVFVDTVPPPHGGTISEFDTVDGVVPFPGWDFFDDDDVADLDAPTRAATAQRTRSVPARVPTDPLALTDGRRHAVPVTILSGALNAETLPGVIAEWGAFADESRRSTTRRWCTSAAVTGRSSHSPSRSPTLSYAPSDVSVRSQCPMPRPPSTGITAPEM, from the coding sequence ATGGACGTCATCCTCATCCCCGGACTGTGGCTCGACGCGTCGTCGTGGGACGACATGCTTCCCGCGCTGCGCGCGGCCGGCCACTCCCCCCGCCCGCTGACGCTTCCCGGCGTCGGCGCTCCGGCGGCCGACAGCGCCGAGATCGGCATCGCCGACTGGGTCGACGCGGTCGTCGCCGAGATCGACGCGGCGTCGGGCCCCGTCGTGCTCGTCGGTCACAGCGGCGGTGGCAACGTCGCCTGGGGCGCGGCCGACGCCCGCCCCGAGCGGGTCGCCCGTGTGGTCTTCGTCGACACCGTGCCCCCACCCCACGGCGGCACCATCTCGGAGTTCGACACGGTGGACGGGGTGGTGCCCTTCCCGGGCTGGGACTTCTTCGACGACGACGACGTCGCCGATCTCGACGCCCCGACGCGGGCGGCGACCGCGCAGCGCACGCGGAGCGTTCCGGCGCGCGTGCCGACCGATCCGCTGGCACTCACCGACGGGCGGCGGCACGCGGTCCCCGTGACGATCCTCTCCGGGGCGTTGAACGCGGAGACGCTTCCGGGGGTGATCGCCGAATGGGGCGCCTTTGCGGACGAGTCGCGGCGATCCACGACGCGCAGGTGGTGCACCTCGGCAGCGGTCACTGGCCGCAGTTCTCACAGCCCCAGTCGTTCGCCGACGCTCTCGTACGCGCCATCTGACGTGTCGGTGCGGAGTCAGTGCCCCATGCCGAGGCCGCCGTCGACGGGGATCACCGCGCCGGAGATGTAG
- a CDS encoding DedA family protein has protein sequence MEIINELILQAVASPWLYPVMFAVAALDGFFPPVPSETVLVAAAAVAASAGGPDIVLLCATAGAGAVVGDNLAYLLGRTAGTRRWRWLQRPRVAAAFAWARATLERRGALLIIGARYIPVGRVAVNMSAGAVRYPWRRFLPLSIVASVSWTLYSAGIGLIAGHWLAEQPVLSACAGVIVALLIGLVVDRVAARRRSRTGGFVVDTQEERGKVSLS, from the coding sequence GTGGAGATCATCAACGAGCTCATCCTGCAGGCGGTCGCCTCACCGTGGCTCTATCCCGTCATGTTCGCCGTCGCCGCCCTGGACGGGTTCTTCCCGCCGGTCCCCAGCGAGACGGTGCTGGTGGCGGCCGCGGCGGTCGCGGCATCCGCGGGGGGACCCGACATCGTGCTGCTGTGCGCCACTGCAGGAGCGGGAGCGGTCGTCGGGGACAACCTCGCATACCTTCTCGGGCGCACGGCCGGCACGCGCCGGTGGCGGTGGCTGCAGCGCCCCAGGGTCGCCGCCGCCTTCGCCTGGGCTCGGGCCACCCTCGAGCGACGCGGAGCGCTGCTCATCATCGGCGCACGGTACATCCCCGTCGGCCGGGTCGCGGTCAACATGTCCGCCGGCGCCGTGCGCTATCCGTGGCGCCGCTTTCTGCCGCTGAGCATCGTGGCGTCCGTCAGCTGGACCCTCTACAGCGCCGGCATCGGGCTCATCGCCGGTCACTGGCTCGCTGAACAGCCCGTCTTGAGCGCGTGTGCGGGGGTGATCGTCGCGCTTCTCATCGGCCTCGTGGTCGACCGGGTCGCGGCGCGGCGCCGGTCCCGCACGGGAGGCTTCGTTGTCGACACCCAGGAGGAACGAGGTAAAGTAAGCCTGTCCTAA
- a CDS encoding beta-ketoacyl-ACP reductase has product MTTARVVLITGGNRGIGRAIAERFVADGHRVAVTARSGEGPQGSLTVRADVTDSASLDAAYAEVERELGPVEVVVANAGITKDTLLLRMTEDDFDSVVATNLGGTFRAVKRASKGMLRARWGRVILISSVVGLYGSAGQINYAASKSGLVGFARSLTRELGGRGITANVVAPGFIETDMTAALPEETQAEYKRNIPAGRFATAAEVAGVVAWLASDDAAYISGAVIPVDGGLGMGH; this is encoded by the coding sequence ATGACCACCGCACGCGTCGTCCTCATCACCGGAGGCAACCGTGGCATCGGCCGCGCGATCGCCGAGCGTTTCGTCGCCGACGGTCACCGGGTCGCCGTCACCGCCCGTTCGGGCGAGGGTCCGCAGGGATCGCTCACGGTGCGCGCCGACGTGACCGATTCCGCGTCGCTGGATGCCGCGTACGCCGAGGTCGAGCGGGAGCTGGGCCCCGTCGAGGTGGTCGTCGCCAATGCCGGCATCACCAAGGACACGCTGCTGCTGCGCATGACCGAGGATGATTTCGACTCCGTCGTGGCCACGAACCTCGGCGGTACGTTCCGGGCGGTCAAGCGCGCGTCGAAGGGCATGCTGCGCGCCCGCTGGGGTCGCGTCATCCTCATCTCCAGCGTCGTGGGCCTCTACGGCTCGGCGGGTCAGATCAACTACGCCGCCTCCAAGAGCGGTCTTGTCGGCTTCGCGCGGTCCCTCACGCGCGAGCTCGGCGGCCGCGGCATCACGGCCAACGTCGTCGCTCCCGGGTTCATCGAGACCGATATGACCGCGGCCCTGCCCGAAGAGACCCAGGCGGAGTACAAGCGCAACATCCCCGCGGGCCGGTTCGCGACGGCCGCCGAGGTGGCCGGAGTGGTCGCCTGGCTCGCCTCGGACGATGCGGCCTACATCTCCGGCGCGGTGATCCCCGTCGACGGCGGCCTCGGCATGGGGCACTGA
- a CDS encoding DUF4190 domain-containing protein gives MSTPDNTPPAGETNEPAAPTPPPYTAPAYTPPPAYSPPPAGAPYAAPPAQPPYAAPAPYGQPGAEQPSYSAPGYPPAPPASYGQAPYGQAPYGQAPYAGAYGYAEPKTNLLAILSLVASLLGIIGVLPLIGSVAGAVLGHISLRQIPKTGEKGRGLALAGTIIGWVGIGLAVLLILLLVFIWLASVSSLTSTY, from the coding sequence TTGAGCACCCCCGACAACACACCCCCGGCCGGCGAGACCAACGAGCCGGCAGCGCCGACCCCTCCCCCGTACACCGCGCCGGCTTACACGCCGCCGCCCGCATACAGCCCCCCGCCGGCCGGGGCCCCGTACGCCGCGCCGCCGGCGCAGCCGCCGTACGCCGCACCCGCGCCCTACGGCCAGCCCGGCGCCGAGCAGCCCTCGTACAGCGCTCCCGGGTATCCGCCGGCTCCGCCCGCGTCGTACGGCCAGGCTCCCTACGGCCAGGCCCCCTACGGCCAGGCCCCCTACGCCGGCGCCTACGGCTACGCCGAGCCGAAGACCAACCTGCTGGCGATCCTCTCGCTCGTCGCCAGCCTCCTGGGCATCATCGGGGTGCTGCCGCTCATCGGCTCCGTCGCCGGCGCCGTCCTCGGCCACATCTCCCTGCGGCAGATCCCGAAGACCGGCGAGAAGGGCCGGGGCCTGGCCCTGGCCGGCACGATCATCGGATGGGTGGGCATCGGCCTGGCCGTCCTGCTCATCCTGCTCCTCGTCTTCATCTGGCTCGCGAGCGTCAGCTCGCTCACCAGCACGTACTGA
- the glgC gene encoding glucose-1-phosphate adenylyltransferase, with amino-acid sequence MPTTPKVFGIILAGGEGKRLMPLTADRAKPAVPFGGQYRLIDFAISNLINSGLRQLVVLTQYKSHSLDRHISQTWRMSALLDSYVASVPAQQRLGKRWFSGSADAILQSLNLINDEKPDIVVVVGADHVYRMDFRQMLDAHIESGNRATVAGIRQPISMANQFGVIDVTADDPTKINDFLEKPQDPTGLADAPHEVLASMGNYIFDADALIEAVQADGEVPTSNHDMGGDIIPYFVKRGEAGVYDFKRNEVPGSNDRDRDYWRDVGTIDSFFDAHMDLISTLPVFNLYNTDWPIHSQTVNSPPAKFVRDSVGRMGNAIDSIVSLGSVLSGTHLERSVVGPWALTGGGSTITDSVLFDHVDIGAGARVHRAILDKNVRLLDGATVGVDRARDLSRGFTVTDSGITIVGKNAVVER; translated from the coding sequence ATGCCTACGACGCCGAAGGTCTTCGGAATCATCCTCGCCGGCGGCGAGGGAAAACGCCTCATGCCCCTGACCGCCGACCGCGCGAAGCCCGCCGTGCCGTTCGGGGGCCAGTACCGGCTGATCGATTTCGCCATCTCCAACCTCATCAACTCGGGCCTTCGGCAACTGGTGGTGCTCACCCAGTACAAGTCGCACAGCCTCGACCGCCACATCTCGCAGACGTGGCGCATGTCGGCGCTGCTGGATTCGTACGTCGCCTCGGTGCCCGCGCAGCAGCGACTGGGCAAGCGGTGGTTCTCGGGCTCCGCCGATGCCATCCTGCAGAGCCTGAACCTCATCAACGATGAGAAGCCCGACATCGTCGTGGTGGTCGGCGCCGACCACGTCTACCGCATGGACTTCCGCCAGATGCTCGACGCGCACATCGAGTCCGGCAACAGGGCGACCGTCGCCGGCATCCGTCAGCCGATCTCGATGGCCAACCAGTTCGGCGTCATCGACGTGACCGCCGACGACCCCACGAAGATCAACGATTTCCTTGAGAAGCCGCAGGACCCGACGGGTCTCGCCGATGCGCCCCACGAGGTGCTCGCCTCCATGGGCAACTACATCTTCGACGCCGACGCCCTCATCGAAGCGGTCCAGGCCGACGGCGAGGTGCCGACGTCCAACCACGACATGGGCGGCGACATCATCCCCTACTTCGTCAAGCGCGGCGAAGCGGGCGTCTACGACTTCAAGCGCAACGAGGTCCCCGGCTCCAACGATCGCGACCGCGACTACTGGCGCGACGTGGGGACGATCGACTCGTTCTTCGACGCCCACATGGATCTCATCTCGACCCTGCCGGTGTTCAACCTGTACAACACCGACTGGCCGATCCACTCGCAGACGGTCAACTCGCCGCCGGCGAAGTTCGTGCGCGACTCGGTCGGTCGCATGGGCAACGCGATCGACTCGATCGTGTCGCTCGGCTCCGTGCTGTCGGGCACGCACCTCGAGCGGAGCGTCGTGGGCCCGTGGGCGCTGACCGGCGGCGGCTCGACCATCACCGACTCTGTGCTGTTCGATCACGTCGACATCGGCGCGGGGGCACGCGTGCACCGGGCGATCCTCGACAAGAACGTGCGACTGCTCGACGGCGCGACGGTCGGCGTCGACCGGGCGCGGGACCTGTCGCGCGGCTTCACCGTGACCGACTCCGGCATCACGATCGTCGGCAAGAACGCGGTCGTCGAGCGCTGA
- the glgA gene encoding glycogen synthase has translation MRVDIVTKEYPPEIYGGAGVHVTELVKALRSQLDVRVRAFGADRAEEGTTSYGVPAELASANGAVQTLGTDLEIVGDVAGADVVHSHTWYANFAGHLASLLHGIPHIVTAHSLEPLRPWKAEQLGGGYAISSYVEKTAYEGAAAIVAVSEGMRQDILRSYPELDPEKVRVIYNGIDVDAWHPVSDPELLAELGVDAARPSVVFVGRITRQKGLPYLLRAAALLPPEVQLVLCAGAPDTPQIMAEVEELVRGLQQTRSGVVWIDRHLSRHELCTLLSAATTFVCPSVYEPLGIVNLEAMACGAAVVGTATGGIPEVVVDGVTGRLVPIEQVQDGTGTPTDPERYVADLAAVLTEVVSDPERAAAYGRAGRARAAEAFSWQAIADTTAALYAEVTGGGR, from the coding sequence ATGCGCGTAGACATCGTCACGAAGGAATACCCGCCGGAGATCTACGGCGGGGCCGGCGTCCACGTCACCGAACTGGTGAAGGCGCTGCGGTCGCAGCTGGACGTGCGGGTGCGCGCGTTCGGGGCCGACCGCGCCGAGGAGGGCACCACGTCCTACGGCGTGCCGGCGGAGCTGGCATCCGCCAACGGGGCCGTGCAGACGCTCGGCACCGACCTCGAGATCGTCGGCGACGTGGCCGGCGCCGACGTCGTGCACAGCCACACCTGGTACGCGAATTTCGCCGGACACCTGGCCTCGCTCCTGCACGGCATCCCGCACATCGTCACGGCGCACTCGCTCGAGCCGCTGCGGCCCTGGAAGGCCGAGCAGCTCGGCGGCGGGTACGCCATCTCGAGCTACGTCGAGAAGACCGCCTACGAGGGGGCCGCGGCCATCGTCGCCGTCAGTGAGGGCATGCGCCAGGACATCCTGCGCAGCTACCCGGAGCTCGACCCCGAGAAGGTGCGGGTGATCTACAACGGCATCGACGTCGACGCGTGGCATCCGGTGTCTGACCCGGAGCTGCTCGCCGAGCTGGGTGTGGATGCCGCGCGGCCGAGTGTCGTCTTCGTCGGCCGCATCACGCGCCAGAAGGGCCTGCCGTATCTGCTGCGCGCCGCCGCCCTGCTGCCGCCGGAGGTGCAGCTGGTGCTGTGCGCGGGAGCGCCCGACACCCCGCAGATCATGGCGGAGGTCGAGGAACTCGTGCGCGGCCTGCAGCAGACCCGCTCGGGTGTGGTCTGGATCGACCGCCACCTCTCGCGCCACGAGCTGTGCACGCTGCTGTCGGCCGCGACGACCTTCGTCTGCCCGTCGGTCTACGAGCCGCTCGGCATCGTGAACCTCGAGGCGATGGCGTGCGGTGCGGCCGTCGTCGGCACCGCGACCGGCGGCATCCCCGAGGTGGTCGTCGACGGTGTGACGGGGCGCCTTGTGCCGATCGAACAGGTGCAGGACGGCACCGGCACGCCGACCGACCCGGAGCGGTACGTCGCCGACCTCGCCGCCGTGCTCACCGAGGTCGTCTCCGACCCCGAGCGCGCCGCCGCCTACGGACGCGCCGGGCGCGCCCGCGCCGCGGAGGCGTTCAGCTGGCAGGCGATCGCCGACACGACGGCCGCGCTGTACGCCGAGGTCACCGGCGGCGGCCGATAG
- a CDS encoding ABC-F family ATP-binding cassette domain-containing protein has protein sequence MLAVHDLEIRVGARVLMSDVSFRVSDGDKVGLVGRNGAGKTTLTKVLAGDLLPADGRVERSGELGYLPQDPRSGDPEMLARTRILDARGLGSLAIGMHEASLAMASDDADAAAKAMKRYGNLTERFEALGGYTAEAEAATIAHNLSLPDRILDQPLSTLSGGQRRRIELARILFSDAQTMILDEPTNHLDADSVVWLREFLKNYKGGLIVISHDVELVGETVNRVFYLDANRQVIDVYNMNWKNYLRQRVADEERRKKERANVEKKATVLQQQAARFGAKASKAAAAHQMVARAEKMLAGLDDVRQEDRVAKLRFPKPAPCGKTPLMASGLSKSYGSLEIFTDVDLAIDRGSKVVVLGLNGAGKTTLLRILAGVDKPDTGQLEPGHGLKIGYYAQEHENLDVTRSVLENMMSAAPDITATEARKVLGSFLFTGDDVLKPAAVLSGGEKTRLSLATLVVSSANMLLLDEPTNNLDPASRLEILDALSHYEGAVVLVSHDEGAVHALNPERVLILPDGVEDIWGRDYADLITLA, from the coding sequence GTGCTCGCCGTGCACGACCTCGAGATCCGCGTAGGCGCCCGCGTGCTGATGTCCGACGTCTCCTTCCGCGTCTCCGATGGAGACAAAGTCGGCCTGGTCGGCCGCAACGGCGCCGGCAAGACGACGCTCACCAAGGTGCTCGCCGGCGACCTCCTCCCGGCTGACGGCAGGGTGGAGCGCAGCGGGGAACTCGGCTATCTGCCGCAGGATCCGCGCTCGGGCGACCCCGAGATGCTCGCCCGCACGCGCATCCTCGACGCGCGGGGACTCGGTTCGCTGGCGATCGGCATGCACGAGGCCTCGCTCGCGATGGCGTCGGATGATGCGGATGCCGCGGCCAAGGCCATGAAGCGGTACGGCAATCTCACCGAGCGCTTCGAGGCGCTCGGGGGCTACACGGCCGAGGCCGAGGCCGCGACGATCGCGCACAACCTGTCGCTGCCCGACCGCATCCTCGACCAGCCGCTGTCGACCCTCTCGGGCGGGCAGCGTCGCCGCATCGAGCTGGCGCGCATTCTCTTCTCCGACGCGCAGACGATGATCCTCGACGAGCCGACCAACCACCTCGACGCCGACAGCGTCGTGTGGCTGCGGGAGTTCCTGAAGAACTACAAGGGCGGTCTCATCGTCATCTCCCACGACGTGGAGCTCGTCGGCGAGACGGTCAACCGCGTGTTCTACCTCGATGCCAACCGCCAGGTCATCGACGTCTACAACATGAACTGGAAGAACTACCTGCGCCAGCGGGTCGCAGACGAGGAGCGCCGCAAGAAGGAGCGCGCCAACGTCGAGAAGAAGGCCACCGTGCTGCAGCAGCAGGCCGCCCGGTTCGGCGCCAAGGCGTCGAAGGCCGCCGCCGCGCACCAGATGGTCGCCCGCGCCGAGAAGATGCTCGCGGGCCTGGACGATGTGCGCCAGGAGGACCGCGTCGCGAAGCTGCGCTTCCCCAAGCCCGCGCCGTGTGGCAAGACGCCGCTCATGGCATCCGGACTGTCGAAGTCCTATGGGTCGCTGGAGATCTTCACCGACGTCGACCTCGCCATCGACCGCGGCTCGAAGGTGGTCGTGCTGGGTCTGAACGGCGCCGGAAAGACGACCCTCCTGCGCATTCTCGCGGGTGTCGACAAGCCCGACACCGGGCAGCTCGAGCCCGGGCACGGGCTGAAGATCGGTTATTACGCGCAGGAGCACGAGAACCTCGACGTCACGCGGTCGGTGCTGGAAAACATGATGTCGGCCGCCCCCGACATCACGGCGACCGAGGCCCGCAAGGTGCTGGGGTCGTTCCTCTTCACCGGCGACGACGTGCTGAAGCCCGCGGCGGTGCTCTCGGGCGGCGAGAAGACGCGGCTGTCGCTCGCGACGCTCGTGGTCTCGAGCGCCAACATGCTGCTGCTCGACGAGCCGACCAACAACCTCGACCCCGCGTCGCGTCTGGAGATCCTCGACGCCCTGTCGCACTACGAGGGCGCGGTCGTGCTGGTCTCGCACGACGAGGGTGCGGTGCACGCGCTCAACCCGGAGCGGGTGCTCATCCTGCCGGACGGCGTCGAGGACATCTGGGGCCGGGACTACGCCGACCTCATCACCCTCGCCTGA
- a CDS encoding iron-siderophore ABC transporter substrate-binding protein, with product MPRTRLAVAALAASALLLSGCAGTADAPADGATAEGSDGAFPVTIEHALGETTITEKPERIATVAWANHEVPLALGVVPVGMSKATWGDDDGDGVLPWVEERLEELDAETPVLFDETDGIDFEAVADTQPDVILAAYSGLTDEEYETLSKIAPVIAYPDVAWATSYEDMIRLNSAALGMAEDGEQLIADLGARVQDALAAHPELAEAKVLFSYLDPSDFSSIGFYTEHDTRPGFLEGLGLPLPAIVAEESEGTEAFYVTVSSEQADRFADVDVFVTYGSADGAIIDQLQADPLLSQIPAVAEGRIAILEDGTPLAASANPSPLSIGWGIDEYFAVLAGPLG from the coding sequence GTGCCCCGCACTCGACTCGCCGTCGCCGCCCTGGCCGCGTCCGCCCTGCTTCTGTCCGGCTGCGCCGGAACCGCCGACGCACCGGCCGACGGCGCCACCGCTGAGGGTTCGGACGGGGCGTTCCCCGTCACGATCGAGCATGCGCTGGGCGAGACCACGATCACCGAGAAGCCGGAGCGCATCGCGACGGTCGCGTGGGCCAACCACGAGGTGCCGCTGGCCCTCGGCGTGGTGCCGGTCGGCATGAGCAAGGCGACCTGGGGCGACGATGACGGCGACGGCGTGCTGCCCTGGGTCGAGGAGCGCCTCGAGGAACTGGATGCCGAGACGCCGGTGCTCTTCGACGAGACCGACGGCATCGACTTCGAGGCCGTCGCCGACACGCAGCCGGACGTCATCCTCGCCGCGTACTCCGGGCTGACGGACGAGGAGTACGAAACGCTCTCGAAGATCGCGCCGGTCATCGCCTACCCGGACGTCGCCTGGGCCACGTCGTACGAGGACATGATCCGCCTGAACTCGGCCGCGCTCGGAATGGCCGAGGATGGCGAGCAGCTCATCGCCGATCTCGGCGCACGGGTTCAGGACGCCCTCGCCGCCCACCCTGAGCTGGCGGAGGCGAAGGTGCTCTTCTCCTACCTCGACCCCTCCGACTTCAGCAGCATCGGGTTCTACACCGAACACGACACCCGCCCCGGGTTCCTCGAAGGACTGGGTCTACCCCTGCCCGCCATCGTCGCGGAGGAGTCCGAGGGGACGGAGGCGTTCTACGTGACCGTCAGCTCGGAGCAGGCGGACCGGTTCGCCGACGTCGATGTGTTCGTCACCTACGGCTCCGCGGACGGCGCGATCATCGACCAGCTGCAGGCCGACCCGCTGCTCTCCCAGATTCCCGCTGTCGCGGAGGGCCGGATCGCGATCCTCGAAGACGGCACGCCGCTGGCGGCATCCGCGAAT
- a CDS encoding SURF1 family cytochrome oxidase biogenesis protein, producing MSRRPAPTAVRWAGYVAVAVVFAIACAYLSHWQFARGEERSTQLELVERNYDAPAVPLAELIPADDGMDPGDQWRPVTLVGEYDVDSQLLVRNRPHGGTAAFEVLVPFHTDDGRVLLVDRGWVRPGADQPDPDHVPAAPEGPATVVVRLKAGEMLPSSGRSAPEGQVATIHLPLIAELIDGGDALIDSAYGLMVSEDPAPAEVPNAIASPSEDPGPHLSYAIQWILFAVMGFIFIGYMIRTELRVRREEAADRAEAAARAGEDVTGRRPVRRPRPPKRRRDRDAETEDALLDRAGG from the coding sequence GTGAGCCGGCGTCCTGCGCCCACCGCCGTCCGGTGGGCGGGATACGTCGCCGTCGCCGTGGTCTTCGCGATCGCCTGCGCCTACCTCTCGCACTGGCAGTTCGCACGCGGCGAAGAGCGCTCGACGCAGCTCGAGCTGGTGGAACGCAACTACGACGCTCCCGCCGTGCCACTGGCGGAGCTGATCCCCGCCGACGACGGGATGGATCCCGGCGACCAGTGGCGCCCCGTGACGCTCGTCGGCGAGTACGACGTCGACAGCCAGCTGCTCGTGCGCAACCGGCCGCATGGGGGCACCGCCGCCTTCGAGGTGCTGGTGCCGTTCCACACCGACGACGGGCGCGTTCTGCTCGTGGACCGGGGGTGGGTGCGCCCCGGCGCCGACCAGCCCGATCCCGACCACGTCCCGGCGGCCCCTGAGGGCCCGGCGACGGTGGTCGTGCGGCTGAAGGCGGGCGAGATGCTGCCGTCCTCGGGACGGTCGGCTCCCGAGGGCCAGGTGGCCACGATCCACCTTCCCCTCATCGCCGAGCTCATCGACGGCGGCGACGCCCTCATCGACAGCGCGTACGGACTCATGGTCAGCGAGGACCCCGCACCGGCGGAGGTGCCGAACGCCATCGCTTCGCCCTCGGAGGATCCCGGGCCGCACCTCTCCTACGCGATCCAGTGGATCCTCTTCGCCGTGATGGGCTTCATCTTCATCGGGTACATGATCCGCACCGAGCTTCGCGTCCGCCGCGAGGAGGCCGCCGATCGCGCCGAAGCGGCAGCGCGCGCCGGTGAGGACGTCACGGGACGCCGGCCCGTCCGTCGGCCGCGCCCCCCGAAGCGGCGCCGCGACCGCGACGCCGAGACCGAGGACGCGCTGCTGGACCGCGCGGGCGGCTGA